TTGTGAGCGCCAGCAGAATCGAAGACTGTTCCTTGCGGATCGCGACCTGTCCAGCTCGGGAAATGGCTCCTGCTCCACCCATTGGAAGCCCCTCAGAGTCGCGGCGCATGCCGTTGCGCCCGCTACTTCGACTATTCGCCACCTGCCGGCGGTGTCCAGGGCCCTTGGTCCCAGTTGCAGTTTGAGTAGCGTTGTTTTTGGGCTGATAACTCTCTTCGTGGTGATGGCATCGCTGCAAGTGTCGAATTGATAGGTGTAACCACACCGGCTCGCGACCGTCTAGAAGGACGTGGATCCCGATCTCTCACCAGACCAGACGGCGACGGTTGCGGCACTGGTCGAACGTCTCGTGGCGTTCCACGCTGAACTGGAACCAGCAGAGCAGGCCGAGTTGGAACGTATCGTCTGGGCGTCGCTGCCCGCCCCTGACCGTTTCGCCCTGAGCGGACGGGCTGAGCCATTCTCGGAGACCGAGAGCGCGCTCGTAGACCGACTCGCAGCGGAGATCTGATCGTGAGCGAATCGGTGACCCTCATCATGAAGGCCACGCGGTTGTGCAACCTTCGTTGTGACTACTGCTACGACTGGCGTGCCGAGAAGAACCAGATCATGTCATTCGAGGTTCTGGCGCACACGATCGCACGGGTCCTGCGCCACCAAGAACACCGGGTCGTTGAGTTCGTCTGGCACGGGGGCGAGCCGACACTGCTCGGCATGGAGTTCTTCGAACGGGCCATGCTGTTGCAGGCCCGCTTCCGCCGCACCGGACAGATCGTCCGCAACACCATCCAGACCAACGCGACACGCGTGGACGGCGAGTGGGCGGACTTCCTCGCCCGACACGACTTCGAGGTCGGCGTCTCCATCGACGGTCCGGAGGCCATTCACGATCGGACCCGCCTCTACGCGAACGGCAAACCGTCCTGGAGTGATGTGCGAACCGGGTTGCGGACACTCGTCGATCGCGGCGTAAACGTCGGAGTCTTGATGGTCGTCGACCGCCCCGTCCTCGACCTTGGCCCTCGCAGGGTCGTCGACTTCTTCATCGCCGAAGACATCAAGGCCTACGGCCTGCTGGCCGCCAAGCCGGCGAGCCAAGTGGAGCGAACCCCTGGCGAAGCGACGCCCCACTATGTGACGCCGCGCGAAATGAGCGAGTTCCTGATCGGTGTCGACGAATGCCTCGCGGCCCACGGCGACCCAGACATCCAGGTCCGCGAGCTCGAAGCCTTGCGCACCAAGATTCGTGGATCGGGACGGCGCCACTGCACCTTGTCGGGATTCTGTGTCGGCAAGTACTTCGTCGTCGAGCCCGATGGCGAGGTCGCCCATTGCGATCTGTTCGTCGGCGACCCCGACTACACGCTGGGCAACGTTCTGGAGGACACCTTCTCGGACTTCCGAGCCTCATCCAACGCCACAAACCTGCGCGGCCGCAACGAGCGCGAAGTGGCTGCGATGTCGAGCTGCTCGGGTTTCGACATCTGTGCAGGCTGGTGCCCTCATGAGCGCTACAGCGCGGTACGTCACGATCCCGAGTACGACCCGTCGTGCTGCGGCCAAAAGACCCTCATCGAGCACCTGATTGCACGCGAGGAGGCCGCACCATCTGTCACCAGAACCTCGGTGCAGATCGCGGAGCGCCGACCCGGCTCGATACCGACCCGAGATCGATTCGAAGACCTTTCCGGATCCAGCAATATCAACGAGGAGACACGAACATGAGCAACGACGAAACCACGGTCGGCGAGGAGCTGGTCGGGTCGCTCGCAGCGAAGCTAGAGGAGTTCGCAGCCGGGCTCGAAGGCGAAGAGCGCGCACTTCTGCAAGAGGTGCTCGCCCGGGGCGGGTCCGCTGATGACGATGAGGTCACGGGGTTCAGCAAGATGAACTTCCGCGACATCAGCATCAGGAGCATGGGAGACCTCATCGGTCGACCGATCAACGCCGCAACAGAAGGCTGGATGGAGATCGGCGAAGGCTGGTTCAAGAAGCCAATAATCGTGGGCTGACGCCTAGGTGGCTCTGGGTGTTGGGCCGAAGGGGTGGGCTAGCTTTCGCAGATGAGCGTTGAAATCACCGAGCACACTCTGAAGAGCGACCGGCACACCACCGGCTACCTGGCCGCCGGCCCTGTGGACGGGCCGCTGTTGGTCTTCGTGCACGGCTGGCCCGAGCTGTCGATCTCGTGGCGAAACCAGCTGCCGGTATTTGCCGGACTGGGATTCCGGGTGATTGCGCCGGACATGCGCGGATATGGCCGGTCGTCGACGTACGACCGGCTCGACGCGTTCTGCCAACTCGAGATCGTCGCCGACATGCTCGAATTGCACGACCATCTCGGCGGGCCCCAGCGGAGTGCGATTTGGGTAGGCCATGACTGGGGAGGCCCGGTTATGTGGAACATCGCCAGCCATCATCCCGATCGTTGCCGAGCGGTCGCGAGCTTGTGTGTTCCCTACGCCACGGTCGAGTGCGGCCTCGACGCTCTCGTCGAGCTGGTCGACCGCGACGTGTATCCCGAGGATCAGTATCCGGCCGGTCAGTGGGACTACATGCTGTATTACCGCGAGAGCTTCGAACGGGCCAGCCAAGTCTTCGGCGCCAACGCCTACAACATGGTCAGGGCTCTGTTTCGCAAGGGCGACCCGGGTGGTGTGGGAAAGCCGGCGTCGACCGCCAGCATCCGGGCTGGCGGCGGCTGGTTGGGAGGTGCCGACGAGTTCCCCGAGCTTGCGATGGACGCAGACGTCGTCACCGAAACCGACCTACGGTTCTACGCCGCCGCGCTCGACCGCAACGGCTTCTTCGGGCCAGACGCCTGGTACATGAACCACGAGGCAAACGCCGAGTACAGCCGCGAGGCCGTCAACGGCGGCCGGCTGGACATGCCGG
This genomic stretch from Acidimicrobiales bacterium harbors:
- a CDS encoding radical SAM protein; the protein is MSESVTLIMKATRLCNLRCDYCYDWRAEKNQIMSFEVLAHTIARVLRHQEHRVVEFVWHGGEPTLLGMEFFERAMLLQARFRRTGQIVRNTIQTNATRVDGEWADFLARHDFEVGVSIDGPEAIHDRTRLYANGKPSWSDVRTGLRTLVDRGVNVGVLMVVDRPVLDLGPRRVVDFFIAEDIKAYGLLAAKPASQVERTPGEATPHYVTPREMSEFLIGVDECLAAHGDPDIQVRELEALRTKIRGSGRRHCTLSGFCVGKYFVVEPDGEVAHCDLFVGDPDYTLGNVLEDTFSDFRASSNATNLRGRNEREVAAMSSCSGFDICAGWCPHERYSAVRHDPEYDPSCCGQKTLIEHLIAREEAAPSVTRTSVQIAERRPGSIPTRDRFEDLSGSSNINEETRT
- a CDS encoding alpha/beta hydrolase, whose product is MSVEITEHTLKSDRHTTGYLAAGPVDGPLLVFVHGWPELSISWRNQLPVFAGLGFRVIAPDMRGYGRSSTYDRLDAFCQLEIVADMLELHDHLGGPQRSAIWVGHDWGGPVMWNIASHHPDRCRAVASLCVPYATVECGLDALVELVDRDVYPEDQYPAGQWDYMLYYRESFERASQVFGANAYNMVRALFRKGDPGGVGKPASTASIRAGGGWLGGADEFPELAMDADVVTETDLRFYAAALDRNGFFGPDAWYMNHEANAEYSREAVNGGRLDMPVLFLHGRYDYTCQSVESRLAEPMRALCSNLTEHIVDSGHWMAQERPADVNRHLADWLFRVVGA